A part of Streptomyces sp. NBC_00557 genomic DNA contains:
- a CDS encoding aldo/keto reductase yields the protein MTDARIPAVRLGAGGPEVGVQGLGCMGMSFAYGPTDAGQARAALERALELGVTLYDTADAYGAGENERFLAPFFAAHRDEVVIATKFALSIPEDDPTKRVIRNDAPYIRQAVEGSLKRLGVDVIDLYYMHRRDVNVPIEETVGTMAELVREGKVKHLGLSEVTADELRAAHAVHPIAAVQSEWSLFSRDIEARVVPAARDLGVALVPYSPLGRGFLTGSFTRAEQELTADDFRRQQPRFTGANATANAALLEPVRAAAEAHGATLGQVALAWVQQRATVDALPVVPIPGTRKPQRVEENVAATALTLTDEELALLEPIAGKVAGERYADMAFTSAGRE from the coding sequence ATGACCGACGCCAGGATTCCGGCCGTACGGCTCGGCGCGGGCGGACCGGAGGTGGGCGTCCAGGGCCTCGGCTGCATGGGCATGAGCTTCGCGTACGGCCCCACGGACGCCGGCCAGGCGCGCGCCGCGCTGGAGCGGGCGCTGGAGCTGGGCGTGACGCTGTACGACACGGCCGACGCCTACGGCGCGGGGGAGAACGAGCGCTTCCTCGCGCCCTTCTTCGCGGCGCACCGCGACGAGGTGGTGATCGCCACCAAGTTCGCGCTGTCGATCCCGGAGGACGACCCGACCAAGCGGGTCATCCGCAACGACGCCCCCTACATCCGCCAGGCCGTCGAGGGCAGCCTGAAGCGGCTCGGCGTCGACGTGATCGACCTCTACTACATGCACCGGCGCGATGTGAACGTCCCCATCGAGGAGACCGTCGGCACGATGGCGGAGCTGGTCCGCGAGGGCAAGGTCAAGCACCTCGGGCTGAGCGAGGTCACCGCCGACGAGCTGCGCGCCGCGCACGCCGTGCACCCGATCGCGGCCGTGCAGTCGGAGTGGTCGCTGTTCAGCCGGGACATCGAGGCGAGGGTCGTGCCGGCCGCGCGGGACCTGGGCGTCGCCCTCGTGCCGTACTCGCCGCTCGGCCGCGGCTTCCTCACCGGCTCCTTCACCCGCGCCGAACAGGAGCTGACCGCCGACGACTTCCGCCGTCAGCAGCCCCGCTTCACCGGCGCCAACGCGACCGCCAACGCCGCCCTGCTGGAGCCGGTCCGCGCCGCCGCCGAGGCCCACGGCGCCACCCTCGGCCAGGTCGCCCTGGCCTGGGTGCAGCAGCGGGCGACGGTCGACGCCCTCCCGGTGGTGCCCATCCCGGGCACCCGCAAGCCGCAGCGGGTGGAGGAGAACGTGGCGGCGACCGCCCTCACCCTGACCGACGAGGAACTGGCCCTGCTGGAGCCGATCGCGGGCAAGGTGGCGGGCGAGCGCTACGCGGACATGGCGTTCACCTCCGCGGGCCGCGAATAG
- a CDS encoding small hydrophobic protein: MAGFGHGTRGYPRSRGRTWHRTGPDRATLGIIGTICAVAGFFALGIVLGPVAVFCGWQSMGRTWSNDRNVPALVALVLGAIDTLLAIVALAGAATWGHGLL; this comes from the coding sequence ATGGCAGGCTTCGGGCACGGAACGCGCGGGTACCCCCGGTCACGTGGCCGCACGTGGCACCGGACCGGGCCGGACCGTGCGACGCTCGGCATCATCGGCACGATCTGTGCCGTGGCCGGTTTCTTCGCCCTGGGCATCGTCCTCGGCCCGGTGGCGGTGTTCTGCGGCTGGCAGTCCATGGGCCGCACCTGGTCCAACGACCGGAACGTCCCGGCTCTGGTGGCGCTGGTCCTGGGAGCGATCGACACGCTCCTGGCCATCGTCGCCCTGGCAGGCGCGGCGACCTGGGGCCACGGGCTGCTGTAG
- a CDS encoding MerR family transcriptional regulator, with translation MTVMQTTPADTARTAPADICSAPPRRHPRPDGQDRYTISEVVAFTGLTAHTLRWYERIGLMPHVDRSHTGQRRYSNRDLDWLDFVTKLRLTGMPVADMVRYAELVREGESTYAERRELLESTRRDVLNRIAELRDTLAVLDRKISFYATEGTTR, from the coding sequence ATGACGGTGATGCAGACCACGCCAGCGGACACCGCACGAACAGCCCCCGCCGACATCTGCTCCGCCCCGCCCAGACGCCATCCGCGCCCCGACGGCCAGGACCGCTACACGATCAGCGAGGTCGTGGCGTTCACCGGCCTGACCGCGCACACCCTGCGCTGGTACGAGCGGATCGGCCTGATGCCGCACGTCGACCGCTCGCACACCGGCCAGCGGCGCTACAGCAACCGCGACCTGGACTGGCTGGACTTCGTGACCAAGCTGCGGCTGACCGGCATGCCGGTCGCGGACATGGTCCGGTACGCGGAGCTGGTCCGGGAGGGCGAGAGCACCTACGCCGAACGGCGGGAACTGCTGGAGTCGACCCGCAGGGACGTGCTGAACCGGATCGCCGAGCTGCGCGACACGCTCGCCGTGCTCGACCGCAAGATCAGCTTCTACGCGACGGAGGGGACCACGCGATGA
- a CDS encoding MFS transporter, producing MTSQTTIDATGPEGAAPKAPLESPPAGGLRGHPWLTLITVAVGVMMVALDGTIVAIANPAIQKDLGATFAQVQWITNGYFLALAVSLITAGKLGDRFGHRQTFLIGVTGFAAASGAIGLSHSIAAVVTFRVFQGLFGALLMPAALGLLRATFPAEKLNMAIGIWGMVIGASTAGGPILGGVLVEHVDWQSVFFINVPVGALALLLGVLILLDHRAENAPRSFDLLGIALLSGAMFCLVWALIKAPTWGWGDGRTWLFIGASAVLFAVFSFWETRVEEPLIPLGLFRSVPLSAGVVLMVLMAIAFMGGLFFVTFYLQNVHGMSPIDAGLHLLPLTGMMIVGSPLAGAAITKLGPRIPLAGGMAATAIAMYGMSTLQAGTGSGVMSVWFALLGLGLAPVMVGATEVIVGNAPMELSGVAGGLQQAAMQIGGSLGTAVLGAVMASKVDSDLPGNWAGAGLPKLTPDQLDKASEAVQVGVAPVPKGVPEQIAAKITEVAHHTFISGMSLASLVAAGVAAVAVLVALLTKRGANAEAGAGVGHI from the coding sequence ATGACTAGTCAGACCACCATCGATGCGACGGGGCCGGAGGGCGCGGCGCCCAAGGCCCCGCTCGAGTCGCCTCCGGCCGGGGGGCTGCGCGGCCATCCCTGGCTCACCCTGATCACCGTCGCCGTCGGCGTCATGATGGTGGCCCTCGACGGCACCATCGTGGCCATCGCCAACCCGGCGATCCAGAAGGACCTGGGGGCCACCTTCGCCCAGGTGCAGTGGATCACCAACGGCTACTTCCTCGCCCTCGCGGTCTCCCTGATCACCGCGGGCAAGCTCGGCGACCGCTTCGGCCACCGGCAGACCTTCCTCATCGGCGTCACCGGCTTCGCCGCCGCCTCCGGCGCCATCGGCCTGTCCCACAGCATCGCCGCGGTCGTCACGTTCCGCGTGTTCCAGGGCCTGTTCGGCGCGCTGCTGATGCCGGCCGCGCTCGGCCTGCTGCGGGCCACCTTCCCGGCCGAGAAGCTCAACATGGCCATCGGCATCTGGGGCATGGTGATCGGCGCGTCCACCGCGGGCGGCCCGATCCTCGGCGGCGTCCTCGTCGAGCACGTCGACTGGCAGTCGGTGTTCTTCATCAACGTGCCGGTGGGAGCGCTCGCCCTGCTCCTGGGCGTGCTGATCCTGCTCGACCACCGCGCGGAGAACGCCCCGCGCTCCTTCGACCTGCTCGGCATCGCGCTGCTCTCCGGCGCGATGTTCTGCCTGGTCTGGGCCCTGATCAAGGCCCCGACCTGGGGCTGGGGCGACGGCAGGACGTGGTTGTTCATCGGCGCGTCCGCGGTGCTCTTCGCCGTGTTCTCGTTCTGGGAGACCAGGGTCGAGGAGCCGCTGATCCCGCTGGGTCTCTTCCGCTCGGTCCCGCTCTCGGCCGGTGTCGTCCTGATGGTCCTGATGGCCATCGCGTTCATGGGAGGCCTGTTCTTCGTCACCTTCTACCTGCAGAACGTGCACGGCATGAGCCCCATCGACGCGGGCCTGCACCTGCTGCCGCTCACCGGCATGATGATCGTCGGCTCGCCGCTCGCCGGCGCCGCGATCACCAAGCTCGGCCCGCGCATCCCGCTGGCCGGCGGCATGGCCGCGACCGCGATCGCCATGTACGGCATGTCGACGCTCCAGGCCGGCACCGGCAGCGGTGTGATGTCCGTCTGGTTCGCGCTCCTCGGCCTCGGCCTCGCGCCGGTCATGGTCGGCGCGACGGAGGTCATCGTCGGCAACGCCCCGATGGAGCTGTCCGGCGTCGCCGGCGGCCTCCAGCAGGCGGCCATGCAGATCGGCGGCAGCCTCGGTACGGCCGTCCTGGGCGCCGTGATGGCCTCCAAGGTGGACAGCGACCTGCCGGGCAACTGGGCGGGCGCGGGCCTGCCGAAGCTGACGCCGGATCAGCTGGACAAGGCCTCCGAGGCGGTCCAGGTCGGTGTCGCCCCGGTGCCGAAGGGCGTGCCGGAGCAGATCGCCGCGAAGATCACCGAGGTCGCCCACCACACCTTCATCTCCGGCATGAGCCTCGCCTCCCTGGTCGCGGCGGGCGTGGCGGCGGTCGCCGTTCTGGTCGCGCTGCTCACCAAGCGGGGCGCGAACGCGGAGGCCGGCGCGGGCGTTGGCCACATCTGA
- a CDS encoding N-acetyltransferase: MSLVRRAVPEDAAEVLRLRQVMIDSMFESGGGPTDWHTESLPVLREKLADADGDFVAFVVDHPDRPGALAALVCGALEYRIGRAGNPHGRVGHVFSVATDPDARRRGYARACMEELLQWFRERGAGQVDLNASAQAEPLYASLGFVRKPDPSMRLAL; the protein is encoded by the coding sequence ATGAGTCTTGTACGCCGGGCCGTGCCCGAGGACGCCGCGGAAGTGCTGCGGCTGCGCCAGGTCATGATCGATTCCATGTTCGAGTCCGGGGGCGGGCCGACCGACTGGCACACCGAGTCCCTGCCGGTGCTGCGGGAGAAGCTGGCCGACGCGGACGGGGACTTCGTGGCGTTCGTCGTCGATCACCCGGACCGGCCGGGGGCGCTGGCCGCGCTGGTGTGCGGGGCGCTGGAGTACCGCATCGGCCGCGCGGGGAACCCGCACGGGCGGGTCGGGCACGTCTTCAGCGTCGCCACCGACCCGGACGCCCGGCGGCGCGGGTACGCGCGGGCGTGCATGGAGGAGCTGCTGCAGTGGTTCCGGGAGCGGGGCGCCGGGCAGGTCGACCTGAACGCGTCGGCGCAGGCCGAGCCGCTGTACGCGTCCCTCGGTTTCGTGCGCAAGCCGGACCCCTCGATGCGGCTGGCCCTGTGA
- a CDS encoding DUF4429 domain-containing protein: protein MGDVLAGFHAVWEFESDSVLIRYERGIRAPKLFQALGERRIPLSAVEGVTIGPGKRGTVVLRLLPRAGADPLMEAAAGQLKEGSDPYRLVLPAERETLAEYYADELKGLLTESGPVEHHLVAAPEVPLSFKAYDGKASFDGTAVQFRWSWTGASSAKWKAGDQSYPVTELSGVEWRSPEVFEGHLRLLRRSAEAAAPVPADQDPAAVVFGLGYGPVHESLPFAAAVLAAVRTRGPVPVAPAPSRRDPADIAERIRHLGELHQAGLVTDEEFSSKKAELLAEL from the coding sequence ATGGGTGACGTACTGGCGGGATTTCATGCCGTCTGGGAGTTCGAGTCCGACTCCGTGCTCATCCGTTACGAACGGGGGATTCGGGCACCGAAGCTGTTCCAGGCGCTCGGGGAGCGGCGCATCCCGCTGTCCGCGGTCGAGGGCGTGACGATCGGTCCGGGCAAGCGCGGCACGGTTGTCCTGCGGCTGCTGCCGCGGGCCGGCGCGGATCCGCTGATGGAGGCGGCGGCCGGGCAGCTGAAGGAGGGCTCGGACCCGTACCGGCTGGTGCTGCCGGCCGAGCGGGAGACGCTCGCCGAGTACTACGCGGACGAGTTGAAGGGGCTGTTGACCGAGTCGGGGCCCGTGGAGCACCACCTGGTGGCCGCGCCCGAGGTGCCGCTGTCCTTCAAGGCGTACGACGGCAAGGCGAGCTTCGACGGTACGGCGGTGCAGTTCCGCTGGTCGTGGACGGGTGCGTCGTCGGCGAAGTGGAAGGCGGGCGACCAGAGTTACCCGGTCACGGAGCTGAGCGGGGTGGAGTGGCGCTCGCCGGAGGTGTTCGAGGGGCATCTCCGCCTGCTGCGCAGGTCGGCCGAGGCGGCGGCGCCCGTGCCGGCCGACCAGGATCCGGCCGCGGTGGTGTTCGGGCTGGGATACGGGCCGGTGCACGAGTCGCTGCCGTTCGCGGCGGCCGTCCTCGCCGCCGTACGCACCAGGGGGCCGGTGCCCGTGGCACCGGCCCCGTCGCGGCGCGACCCCGCCGACATCGCCGAGCGGATCCGGCACCTGGGCGAGCTGCACCAGGCCGGGCTGGTCACCGACGAGGAATTCTCCTCCAAGAAGGCGGAGTTGCTGGCGGAGCTGTGA
- a CDS encoding pirin family protein, with translation MDVRRAGERYPGGDPEAGIESWHAFSFGPHYDPGNLRFGALIACNEERLAPGAGFGEHPHSHTEIVTWVAEGELTHRDSTGHETKVRPGDVQRLSAAAGVRHVERNDGPAPLTFVQMWLAPLEPGGEPAYEIVPGIADATPYAVPEAGAMLHVRRLAPAERTAVPDAAHVYVHVVRGAVRLGEERLDAGDSARMTGAAGVEAVAVTPAEVLMWEMS, from the coding sequence ATGGACGTACGGCGCGCCGGTGAGCGCTACCCCGGGGGCGATCCCGAGGCCGGGATCGAGTCGTGGCACGCCTTCTCCTTCGGCCCGCACTACGACCCCGGCAACCTCCGCTTCGGCGCGCTCATCGCCTGCAACGAGGAACGGCTCGCGCCCGGCGCCGGGTTCGGCGAACACCCGCACAGCCACACCGAGATCGTCACCTGGGTCGCCGAGGGCGAGCTGACCCACCGCGACTCCACCGGCCACGAGACGAAGGTCCGCCCCGGCGACGTCCAGCGGCTCAGCGCGGCGGCGGGCGTCCGGCACGTCGAGCGCAACGACGGCCCGGCGCCGCTCACCTTCGTCCAGATGTGGCTGGCCCCCCTGGAGCCGGGCGGCGAGCCGGCGTACGAGATCGTGCCCGGCATCGCCGACGCCACCCCGTACGCCGTCCCCGAGGCCGGCGCGATGCTCCACGTACGCCGCCTGGCGCCGGCCGAGCGCACGGCCGTCCCCGACGCGGCGCACGTCTACGTCCATGTGGTCCGCGGCGCCGTCCGGCTGGGGGAGGAGCGCCTGGACGCGGGCGACTCGGCGCGGATGACGGGGGCGGCCGGTGTGGAGGCCGTGGCCGTCACGCCGGCCGAGGTGCTGATGTGGGAGATGTCATAG
- a CDS encoding ion channel, translating into MNERSAQARWERRTQRPLLALAVAFAVAYAVPIVDNPARRSVTVVCTATEWVVWAAFAVDYLMRLALTPRRREFVRTHWMDLCAVVLPLLQPLRLLRMVSTLLLVGRRARMASQIRLTTYVGGAVIGLLMFGSLAVLSVERDAPHGNIRTLGDAVWWSFTTMTTVGYGDHAPTTGLGRMIAVGLMLSGIALLGVVTANIAAWFISRFEKDDAEERRQTLAIAELAEEVRLLRAEVARLTEEREQQRS; encoded by the coding sequence ATGAACGAGCGGTCGGCGCAGGCGCGTTGGGAGCGGCGTACCCAACGCCCCCTGCTGGCGCTGGCGGTGGCGTTCGCCGTCGCCTATGCCGTGCCGATCGTGGACAACCCCGCGCGCCGCTCCGTGACGGTCGTGTGCACCGCCACGGAGTGGGTGGTGTGGGCCGCGTTCGCGGTGGACTACCTGATGCGGCTGGCGCTCACCCCGCGTCGGCGGGAGTTCGTCCGCACGCACTGGATGGACCTGTGCGCGGTGGTGCTGCCGCTGCTGCAGCCGCTGCGGTTGCTGCGGATGGTGTCGACGCTGCTGCTGGTGGGGCGGCGGGCGCGGATGGCCTCGCAGATCCGGCTGACGACGTACGTCGGCGGGGCCGTGATCGGGCTGCTGATGTTCGGGTCGCTCGCCGTGCTGTCCGTGGAGCGGGACGCGCCGCACGGGAACATCCGGACGCTGGGTGACGCGGTGTGGTGGTCGTTCACGACGATGACGACCGTGGGATACGGGGATCACGCGCCGACGACCGGGCTGGGGCGGATGATCGCCGTCGGGCTGATGCTGTCCGGGATCGCGCTGCTCGGTGTGGTCACCGCGAACATCGCGGCGTGGTTCATCTCGCGGTTCGAGAAGGACGACGCCGAGGAGCGGCGGCAGACGCTGGCCATCGCCGAGTTGGCCGAGGAGGTGCGGTTGCTGCGCGCCGAGGTGGCCCGGTTGACCGAGGAGCGCGAGCAGCAACGGAGTTGA
- a CDS encoding serine hydrolase domain-containing protein, protein MSLQSLALIENWPVPTAAAGVVRADGTVLGTHGPAGHRFPLASVTKPLTAYAALVAYEEGAIELDEPAGPPGATVRHLLAHTSGLAFDEHRVTAPPGERRLYSNAGFEQLGDHIAKATEIPFADYLRQAVLEPLGMTSTSLAGSPAKDGVSTVADLLRFAAEVQAPRLLDPRTVAEAMSVQYPGTKGVLPGYGHQNPNDWGLGFEIRDSKSPHWTGSSSSPRTFGHFGQSGTFLWIDPDAGVAGVALTDRAFGPWAIEAWPAFTDAVLAELRG, encoded by the coding sequence ATGTCGTTGCAGAGCCTGGCGCTGATCGAGAACTGGCCCGTCCCCACCGCCGCGGCGGGCGTCGTACGAGCCGACGGGACCGTCCTCGGGACGCACGGTCCCGCCGGACACCGGTTCCCGCTGGCCTCGGTCACCAAGCCGCTGACCGCGTACGCCGCGCTGGTCGCGTACGAGGAGGGCGCGATCGAGCTGGACGAGCCGGCCGGGCCGCCCGGGGCGACCGTCCGCCACCTTCTCGCCCACACCTCCGGGCTGGCCTTCGACGAGCACCGGGTGACGGCGCCGCCCGGTGAGCGGCGGCTGTACTCCAACGCCGGGTTCGAGCAGCTCGGCGACCACATCGCCAAGGCGACGGAGATCCCGTTCGCCGACTATCTGCGGCAGGCGGTGCTGGAGCCGCTGGGCATGACGTCGACGTCGCTGGCGGGTTCCCCGGCGAAGGACGGCGTGTCCACGGTCGCGGACCTGCTGCGGTTCGCGGCGGAGGTGCAGGCACCGCGGCTGCTGGACCCGCGGACGGTCGCGGAGGCGATGAGCGTGCAGTACCCGGGGACGAAGGGGGTGCTGCCGGGATACGGGCACCAGAACCCCAACGACTGGGGGCTGGGCTTCGAGATCCGCGACTCCAAGTCCCCGCACTGGACGGGGAGTTCCTCGTCACCACGCACTTTCGGGCATTTCGGGCAGTCCGGTACGTTCCTGTGGATCGACCCGGACGCGGGGGTCGCCGGCGTCGCGCTGACGGACCGGGCGTTCGGGCCCTGGGCGATCGAGGCGTGGCCGGCGTTCACGGACGCGGTGCTGGCGGAGCTGCGGGGCTGA
- a CDS encoding alpha/beta hydrolase, with translation MTSFDTSPQLNVWRALLALAVVFVMLATTGWTALRSHRESTALQASLAEWEQGSVHGLHLPDPHAAPAVLSRFFASLSPEDQRRLARRYPLAVGNMNGAPVTLRYRANHVALEQQREVERKRMHDSRLSAAGQQDAGIRMHRYESLLTAGRHILAFDPEGSGRIAEVFGSLDKAERIAVVVPGVDTDLLTFQKTGRPYTAPVGMAKALYAAERAQSPAVRTAVIAWADYTAPDGLGMDAATGGRAAEGAVRLDALLDALPGRAPVAMVCHSYGSVVCGVAAHAMPRRVTDIAVAASPGMRVSSASHLGTGARVWAMRDASDWIQDVPYLELGGLGHGADPVSSAFGARVLSARDARGHAGYFQPGTDSLRNLADVAVGAYDAVTCAHDNDACRAGLSGASPAGRA, from the coding sequence GTGACTTCCTTCGACACCTCCCCGCAACTGAACGTCTGGCGCGCGCTGCTGGCGCTGGCCGTGGTGTTCGTGATGCTCGCGACCACCGGCTGGACCGCCCTGCGCAGCCACCGGGAGTCGACCGCACTGCAGGCCTCGCTCGCCGAGTGGGAGCAGGGCAGCGTCCACGGCCTCCATCTGCCGGACCCGCATGCCGCACCGGCCGTGCTCAGCCGTTTCTTCGCCTCCCTCTCGCCGGAGGACCAGCGCCGTCTCGCCCGCCGCTACCCGCTCGCGGTCGGCAACATGAACGGCGCGCCCGTCACCCTGCGCTACCGCGCCAACCACGTGGCGCTGGAGCAGCAGCGCGAGGTCGAGCGCAAACGCATGCACGACAGCCGGCTCAGCGCGGCCGGCCAGCAGGACGCGGGCATCCGTATGCACCGCTACGAGTCGCTGCTGACCGCCGGCCGGCACATCCTGGCCTTCGACCCCGAGGGCTCGGGCCGGATCGCGGAGGTGTTCGGAAGCCTCGACAAGGCCGAGCGGATCGCCGTCGTCGTCCCCGGCGTCGACACCGATCTGCTCACCTTCCAGAAGACGGGCCGCCCGTACACCGCCCCGGTCGGCATGGCCAAGGCGCTGTACGCGGCGGAGCGCGCCCAGAGCCCCGCGGTCCGTACGGCCGTGATCGCCTGGGCCGACTACACCGCCCCCGACGGGCTCGGCATGGACGCGGCGACCGGCGGGCGCGCCGCGGAGGGCGCCGTACGGCTGGACGCCCTGCTGGACGCCCTGCCCGGGCGGGCCCCGGTGGCGATGGTCTGCCACAGCTACGGCTCGGTGGTCTGCGGGGTCGCGGCGCACGCGATGCCCCGCCGGGTCACCGACATAGCGGTGGCGGCGAGCCCCGGCATGCGGGTCTCCAGCGCCTCGCACCTGGGCACCGGGGCGCGGGTGTGGGCGATGCGCGACGCGAGCGACTGGATCCAGGACGTGCCGTATCTGGAGCTCGGCGGGCTCGGGCACGGCGCCGATCCGGTGTCGTCCGCGTTCGGCGCGCGGGTGCTGTCCGCCCGGGACGCGCGGGGTCACGCCGGCTATTTCCAGCCGGGCACGGACAGTCTGCGCAACCTGGCCGACGTGGCCGTCGGGGCGTACGACGCGGTGACGTGCGCCCACGACAACGACGCGTGCCGAGCCGGTCTTTCCGGCGCGTCTCCCGCCGGACGCGCGTAG
- a CDS encoding TetR family transcriptional regulator, producing the protein METLRERKKQRTREALLRAALELFTTQGYEHTTVDEIAEAADVSQRTFFRYFAGKEDAAFAVQEMTEARFVDAVRARPPHEAPLDALRQAVLEGWDAIRETVETCVPVELYLRMYRTIESTPALLAAHLRRSAATEETIARLLAEREGVDVDADPRPRLAVAVFGGVIRVTERQWSTGDDFSLDAMRQLTASYLDQVASALTGKWRTSEDR; encoded by the coding sequence ATGGAAACGCTGCGCGAACGCAAGAAACAGCGCACCCGGGAAGCGCTGCTGCGGGCCGCCCTCGAGCTGTTCACGACCCAGGGGTACGAGCACACGACCGTCGACGAGATCGCCGAGGCCGCCGACGTCTCGCAGCGCACCTTCTTCCGCTACTTCGCCGGCAAGGAGGACGCGGCGTTCGCGGTCCAGGAGATGACGGAGGCGCGCTTCGTCGACGCCGTACGCGCGCGTCCGCCGCACGAGGCGCCACTGGACGCGCTGCGGCAGGCGGTCCTGGAGGGGTGGGACGCGATCCGGGAGACGGTGGAGACGTGCGTCCCGGTCGAGCTGTATCTGCGCATGTACCGCACGATCGAGTCGACGCCCGCGCTGCTCGCCGCGCACCTGCGCCGCTCGGCTGCGACGGAGGAGACGATCGCCCGGCTGCTGGCCGAGCGCGAGGGCGTGGACGTGGACGCCGACCCGCGGCCCAGGCTGGCCGTGGCCGTGTTCGGCGGCGTGATAAGGGTCACGGAGCGGCAGTGGTCCACGGGCGACGACTTCAGCCTGGACGCCATGCGTCAACTCACCGCGTCCTACCTCGACCAGGTGGCTTCGGCGCTCACCGGGAAGTGGCGCACGTCAGAAGATCGTTGA
- the fasR gene encoding fatty acid biosynthesis transcriptional regulator FasR: MPEPESRSSDPHADPHMHDVHPHAATLKRLEKSSGSLAAQAIARMDETLPWYRAMPPENRSWIGLVAQAGIAAFTEWFRHPDAPQAISTDVFGTAPRELTRAITLRQTVEMVRTTIEVMESAIDEVAAPGDESVLREALLVYAREIAFATAQVYAQAAEARGAWDARLESLVVNAVLSGEADEGAVSRAAALGWNSPEHVCVVLGTAPDGDSELTVEAIRRAARHAKLQVLTGVLGDRLVVIAGGSNNPLAVAKSLIGPFAAGPVVAGPVVPDLLAATRSAQAAAAGLKACSAWQDAPRPVLADDLLPERAIAGDPSAREQLVEEIYRPLEEAGSALLETLSVYLEQASSLEGAARMLFVHPNTVRYRLRRVTDVTGWSPSDVRSAFTLRIALILGRLADGEPPA, translated from the coding sequence GTGCCCGAACCCGAATCCCGCAGCAGCGATCCGCACGCCGATCCCCACATGCACGACGTCCACCCGCACGCCGCGACCCTCAAGCGGCTGGAGAAGTCCTCAGGGTCGCTCGCCGCTCAGGCCATCGCGCGCATGGACGAGACCCTGCCGTGGTATCGGGCCATGCCCCCGGAGAACCGCTCGTGGATCGGGCTGGTCGCCCAGGCGGGCATCGCGGCCTTCACCGAGTGGTTCCGGCACCCGGACGCACCCCAGGCGATCTCCACGGACGTGTTCGGCACCGCGCCGCGCGAGCTGACCCGGGCCATCACGCTGCGGCAGACCGTGGAGATGGTGCGCACCACCATCGAGGTCATGGAGAGCGCGATCGACGAGGTCGCGGCGCCCGGGGACGAGAGCGTGCTGCGCGAGGCGCTGCTCGTGTACGCCCGCGAGATCGCCTTCGCCACCGCGCAGGTGTACGCCCAGGCCGCCGAGGCACGCGGTGCCTGGGACGCGCGGCTGGAGTCGCTCGTGGTCAACGCCGTGCTGAGCGGGGAGGCCGACGAAGGGGCCGTCAGCCGGGCCGCCGCGCTCGGGTGGAACTCGCCGGAGCACGTGTGCGTGGTGCTGGGCACGGCACCGGACGGGGACAGCGAGCTGACCGTCGAGGCCATCCGGCGGGCCGCCCGGCACGCCAAGCTGCAGGTGCTCACCGGGGTGCTGGGCGACCGGCTCGTCGTCATCGCCGGCGGCAGCAACAACCCGCTCGCCGTCGCCAAGTCGCTGATCGGGCCCTTCGCCGCGGGCCCGGTCGTCGCGGGGCCCGTGGTGCCCGATCTGCTGGCCGCGACGCGGTCCGCGCAGGCCGCCGCCGCGGGACTGAAGGCGTGTTCGGCCTGGCAGGACGCCCCGCGGCCGGTGCTGGCGGACGACCTCCTCCCGGAGCGCGCGATCGCGGGTGATCCGAGCGCCCGCGAGCAGTTGGTGGAGGAGATCTACAGACCTCTGGAAGAGGCCGGTTCGGCGCTGCTGGAAACCTTGAGTGTCTATCTGGAGCAGGCGAGCAGCCTGGAAGGCGCGGCCCGGATGCTCTTCGTTCACCCGAACACCGTCCGCTACCGGCTCAGACGTGTGACAGACGTCACCGGTTGGTCGCCATCGGATGTACGATCCGCGTTCACACTGCGGATTGCACTCATCCTGGGGCGTCTGGCCGACGGCGAACCCCCGGCATAA